Proteins from a single region of Apium graveolens cultivar Ventura chromosome 7, ASM990537v1, whole genome shotgun sequence:
- the LOC141673775 gene encoding uncharacterized protein LOC141673775, giving the protein MGNDFVWISDCEEAFQKIKEQLGNPPILAKSEDGETLILYLEVSEYSISVELVREEEGRQSPMYYVSKRLLDKETRYTSMEKLVYALVLAAQKLRLYFQAHRIEGHTLVDFILEFDSEVDEKAIVLAEPSSQVNDPDKVREESPHPWWILHVDGDVNNNRAGVGIVLITPEGHYLMSAIHFKFYVTNNDVVYEALINGMKIALEVGVVNLIARSDSELVVNQVNGGFQA; this is encoded by the exons ATGGGAAATGATTTCGTATGGATCTCGGATTGTGAAGAAGCTTTTCAGAAAATCAAAGAGCAGTTGGGGAATCCTCCCATATTGGCAAAATCAGAAGATGGGGAAACATTAATTCTTTACTTGGAGGTTTCAGAATATTCCATCAGTGTGGAGCTGGTAAGAGAAGAAGAAGGCCGCCAGTCACCGATGTATTATGTGAGTAAGAGGTTGTTAGATAAAGAGACTAGATACACCAGCATGGAAAAGTTAGTATATGCCCTTGTCCTTGCAGCACAAAAGTTGAGGCTCTACTTCCAAGCTCATCGGATAGAG GGACATACATTGGTTGACTTCATACTTGAGTTTGATTCCGAGGTAGATGAGAAGGCTATAGTGTTGGCAGAACCTTCCTCACAGGTAAATGACCCTGATAAGGTGAGAGAAGAATCCCCACACCCTTGGTGGATTCTACATGTCGATGGGGATGTGAATAATAACAGAGCAGGAGTCGGGATCGTTCTGATTACCCCAGAGGGACACTACTTGATGAGTGCCATTCACTTCAAGTTTTATGTCACCAACAATGATGTTGTATATGAAGCCCTGATCAATGGTATGAAGATAGCTTTGGAGGTGGGAGTTGTGAATTTGATAGCTCGGAGCGACTCAGAGTTGGTAGTAAATCAAGTTAATGGAGGGTTCCAGGCCTGA